One Pseudonocardia sediminis DNA window includes the following coding sequences:
- a CDS encoding PspC domain-containing protein produces MDTTENRTGTDSTAPEPGTAAPFSGPSSYSDPVSFADTAPTSAVVAAGPPPREHRRFTLRRSRTDVWLGGVCGGLASELDVDPALVRVSTVAVTLFTGGGLALVYLAAWILAPREKLAVV; encoded by the coding sequence ATGGACACCACAGAGAACCGCACCGGAACCGACAGCACCGCCCCGGAGCCCGGAACGGCCGCCCCGTTCTCCGGCCCCTCCTCGTACTCCGACCCGGTCTCCTTCGCCGACACCGCCCCGACCTCCGCGGTCGTGGCGGCCGGTCCTCCGCCCCGTGAGCACCGCCGGTTCACGCTGCGCCGCAGCCGCACCGACGTGTGGCTCGGCGGCGTCTGCGGCGGGCTGGCCTCCGAGCTCGACGTCGACCCGGCGTTGGTCCGGGTCTCGACGGTCGCGGTCACCCTGTTCACCGGGGGCGGCCTGGCCCTGGTCTACCTCGCGGCGTGGATCCTGGCGCCGCGCGAGAAGCTCGCCGTCGTCTGA